DNA from Selenomonadales bacterium:
GCATACCGAACATCCCGACGGCCACCGCGCCGAACATAAAGAGAGGGTCGGCTGTATTGGTGAAAGAAAGCAGTCTTTCAGCTTCTATTGCAGTGCAAAGATTGTTTTTACGAAAGTTGGACGTGATGACAGCATCCATCGGATATCCTGATGCCAACCCGAGCGAAAGGGCAAAGGCGCCGATGCCGGGAACGTTGAATAATGGCCGCATCAACGGTTCTAGGAGAACGCCGATGAAGTGAACGATGCCGATCCCCATCAATATTTCCGATAAAATAAAGAATGGAAGCAGAGATGGAAATACGACGCTCCACCAGAGATTGAGTCCGATCATAGCAGAATCGAAAACATCTTTGGGATAATAGATCATAGCAAGCGTAAGAAATAAACTGATAAGTGCTCCTGCATAAGTTCCCAACGGAAATGTACGAAACTTCATCGTGTAGTCCTCCTGAAAATCGGTTAATAATATATATGAGGGACTTTCGGGAATAGACTTGACAATGATGATGGGGATGAGAGGTGCAATGTGAAAAAGATAGGACTGGTATTAGGATCGGGCGGTCTGCGCGGCATGGCACATATCGGTGTATTGAAGGTGCTGGAAGAAGAAAAGATCCCGATCGCATTTATCGTCGGATGCAGTATCGGGAGTCTGGTAGGAGGTCTGTATGCAAGCGGGTATTCGGCGAAACGACTCGAGCGGATGGCATGTCGATTGAAACGAAGTGAGTGGATCGATATCGTCATTCCGCGTATGGGACTATTTGCAGGCAAAAAAATGCTGACGGCCATTGATAAGATGGCGCGTCAGCGAATGTTAGAAGAAACAAAAATACCGATCTATATTGTTGCGACAGACCTCTGCAAAGGAAAAGAAGTCGTGATACAAAAAGGTAATCTTGCCGAAGCAATTCGTGCCAGTACAGCAGTGCCGGGAATCTTCGAGCCGTTTGCCAAAGACGGTACGCTGTACGTTGACGGTGCGCTTGTCGATCCGATGCCTGTTGATGCGGCACGTGCGCTCGGTGCTGATATCGTGGTCGGCGTAGACCTTATGCACGGCTCAAATGTTCCTGTCATAGACAATATCTTTGATGTCGTATTGCAATCTATCGAAGTCGTACAACGGCAACTTGGCTATGAGAAATATAAAGATGCAGACATGATGATCTGTCCCGAGGTCAGCCATATATCGCAGAGCGATTTTGACAAGGCGTTTGAATGTATCCGTATCGGCGAAAATGCGATGCGTGCTCGTGTGGAAGAATTAAAAACAATCATCGAATCATAACAGATAGCGTATCGGTGAAGTCGTGAAGTCTTGATTCTGCGCAAGCGGAGCTGAAAAGAGGCGTGCATATAGATTCGTGCTTCGCACATCGAATGCGAGCATCTGTTTCAACGGATCGTCGCTCTGTGACAGAAGATCATATTGATTGAAGAACGGTGTCAGCTTCGTGATGATGGGAGCAGACATCGTTTTTTTGCGTGTGCGGAGATATTCTTGCCCGCGCTCGTTCATGCCGAGGATACGAATATATTGGGGGCCGATCTTATCGAAACGAGATACCATCTCTTGCGTCGTGCCGAACAAATAATGAAGGAGCGTGCGCGAAAGTCTGGTTCGAGGATATCGTTTTGTTTTTACGAGATCGAGAAGCTCTTCGAGAGAGGTCGCGGCAAGTGAAGCAGAAAGAAACTTGTTTTCAAGCCCTTCCGAGATACCGACAGTATTTTTCAGTCTTGTTTTATCGGTCGTAGCGAGAAGTCCGAATACGAACAGGGCTAACCGTTCGAGTGAGGGGATGCCGCCGTTTTCTTCGTAGAAACGCGTAAGATAAGGATGTGTGGCGGGCGGAATGTAGGAAGCAAGTTCTGTCGTGCGGAATCGAATATCGGCGATATTTTTGCGGATAGCCGAACTGCTTGCGTGCATCGCGTTCTCAAGGGATGCGCTGTGATGTGATGAGCCGTGTCGGACGATGTGGATAGGCTCGATAGTTGGGGCATATCGCATAATGGCTTTCAGGTATTCTGTTGCCAAAATATTGTTGGGTGATGAAAGAATGTCGGACGGTATATGATGTTTTTCTTCGAGCATAGCCGAAAGTGCCGCGGCATAGGGAAGACCTTTTGTCATGTAGGGAGCAAGGTCTTTTGCAAGATGGGGGTGCGATTGTGCGCGGGCAGACGTGAGGATAGGTTCGAGCTGCTTGCTTTCTGTGCCGAAGGCAAGATGTGTGATGCCGAGCTCATGGAGCAGACGGATTCCGCCGCGAGCAAAATATTCGGCACTGCGAACGGCAAAGACGAACGGTAATTCGACTACGAGATCGGCTCCTCCTGCCAGAGCAAGCTGTGCGCGCTGCCATTTGGTGAATACCGATGCTTCTCCGCGCTGGGTGAAGTGACCGCTCATAGCCGCGATCACGACATCGGGAGATTCGCGTCTTCTGACTTCGGAGATCTGGTATGCGTGCCCGTTATGGAATGGATTGTATTCGGCGATAATACCGACTGCTTTCATCGACAAACGTCCTTTCGTAATATCATACTAATTTGTTTCTGGACAAATAAAAATACTCCTGCTAAATAAATTTTGTTGTAACAGTAAGAAGGAAAATATATTTTTGCGTGGAATAAATAACTATTAGCGATTGTGGGCTAATAACACACATAAGAGAGATATGTAGGAGGATGAAGTTGTGAAAGTTTTAGTTGTAAATTGTGGTAGTTCGTCTTTGAAATATCAGTTGTTCGACATGACGGACGAAACCGTATTGGCAAAAGGTTTGGTTGAACGTATCGGTATCGAAGGTTCGATCTTGACGCATCAGCCGGGCGAAGGCGACAAAGTAAAAATCGAAGCAGATATCCAAAACCATGGTATCGCAATTAAAATGGTATTTGATGCTTTGACGAACAAAGAACATGGCGTTATCGAAAATATCCAGGAAATCGCAGCTGTTGGTCACCGTGTAGCACATGGTGGTGAAAAATTGAAACAGTCCGT
Protein-coding regions in this window:
- a CDS encoding patatin-like phospholipase family protein; the protein is MKKIGLVLGSGGLRGMAHIGVLKVLEEEKIPIAFIVGCSIGSLVGGLYASGYSAKRLERMACRLKRSEWIDIVIPRMGLFAGKKMLTAIDKMARQRMLEETKIPIYIVATDLCKGKEVVIQKGNLAEAIRASTAVPGIFEPFAKDGTLYVDGALVDPMPVDAARALGADIVVGVDLMHGSNVPVIDNIFDVVLQSIEVVQRQLGYEKYKDADMMICPEVSHISQSDFDKAFECIRIGENAMRARVEELKTIIES
- a CDS encoding nucleotidyltransferase; protein product: MKAVGIIAEYNPFHNGHAYQISEVRRRESPDVVIAAMSGHFTQRGEASVFTKWQRAQLALAGGADLVVELPFVFAVRSAEYFARGGIRLLHELGITHLAFGTESKQLEPILTSARAQSHPHLAKDLAPYMTKGLPYAAALSAMLEEKHHIPSDILSSPNNILATEYLKAIMRYAPTIEPIHIVRHGSSHHSASLENAMHASSSAIRKNIADIRFRTTELASYIPPATHPYLTRFYEENGGIPSLERLALFVFGLLATTDKTRLKNTVGISEGLENKFLSASLAATSLEELLDLVKTKRYPRTRLSRTLLHYLFGTTQEMVSRFDKIGPQYIRILGMNERGQEYLRTRKKTMSAPIITKLTPFFNQYDLLSQSDDPLKQMLAFDVRSTNLYARLFSAPLAQNQDFTTSPIRYLL